In a single window of the Carassius carassius chromosome 26, fCarCar2.1, whole genome shotgun sequence genome:
- the LOC132106129 gene encoding uncharacterized protein LOC132106129 isoform X1 — protein MECFLCTLLLLQSFVFVVQQQVNGGLADNEIQQQLINEDRRPNLIADASTDSQQYCHVCFSDIHATLRELTTTVTEQKANIRVLETQLREQQMFILEELNKKNDEMSNLTWSQVEELKKENRDREIAFSASLLQRGNSGNVGPFTTDITLTYRNVFTNIGNAYNPITGIFTAPLKGAYMFRISVYGNTALSNPSTIYLMKNGEHVVVAHGDQAQGVLNSSNGAVLILEVGDVVYVSLRSGRRIYDDDNDHSTFSGYLLFPLREQELCRM, from the exons ATGGAGTGTTTTTTATGTACACTGCTGCTGTTGCAAAGCTTTGTGTTTGTGGTACAGCAGCAGGTAAATGGAGGACTCGCTGACAATGAGATCCAGCAACAGCTCATCAATGAGGACAGAAGACCAAATCTGATAGCTGATGCTTCAACTGACAGCCAACAATACTGCCATGTGTGCTTCTCTGACATTCATGCAACACTGAGAGAGCTGACCACCACCGTTACAGAGCAGAAAGCCAACATCAGAGTCTTAGAGACGCAACTGAGGGAACAACAGATGTTTATCCTGGAAGAACTGAACAAAAAGAATGATG AAATGTCAAATCTTACTTGGAGTCAAGTGGAGGAGTTGAAAAAGGAAAATAGAG acAGAGAGATAGCGTTTTCAGCTTCACTATTGCAACGTGGAAACAGTGGAAATGTCGGTCCTTTTACTACTGATATCACACTGACCTACAGGAACGTCTTCACAAACATAGGAAATGCCTACAACCCAATTACAG GTATTTTCACAGCACCACTGAAAGGAGCGTACATGTTCAGAATCTCTGTCTATGGTAATACTGCTCTATCAAATCCATCAACCATTTACCTTATGAAGAATGGAGAGCATGTGGTTGTAGCACATGGAGATCAGGCTCAGGGTGTCTTAAACTCCTCGAATGGAGCTGTGTTGATTCTGGAGGTTGGAGATGTCGTCTATGTGAGTCTTCGGTCTGGCAGGAGAATATATGATGATGACAATGACCACAGCACATTCAGCGGTTACCTGCTGTTTCCCTTAAGAGAACAGGAGCTTTGCAGAATGTGA
- the LOC132106129 gene encoding complement C1q-like protein 4 isoform X2: protein MQQIFILEELKKGIEEMSNLTWSQVEELKKENRDREIAFSASLLQRGNSGNVGPFTTDITLTYRNVFTNIGNAYNPITGIFTAPLKGAYMFRISVYGNTALSNPSTIYLMKNGEHVVVAHGDQAQGVLNSSNGAVLILEVGDVVYVSLRSGRRIYDDDNDHSTFSGYLLFPLREQELCRM from the exons ATGCAACAGATTTTCATCCTGGAAGAGCTGAAGAAGGGAATTGAAG AAATGTCAAATCTTACTTGGAGTCAAGTGGAGGAGTTGAAAAAGGAAAATAGAG acAGAGAGATAGCGTTTTCAGCTTCACTATTGCAACGTGGAAACAGTGGAAATGTCGGTCCTTTTACTACTGATATCACACTGACCTACAGGAACGTCTTCACAAACATAGGAAATGCCTACAACCCAATTACAG GTATTTTCACAGCACCACTGAAAGGAGCGTACATGTTCAGAATCTCTGTCTATGGTAATACTGCTCTATCAAATCCATCAACCATTTACCTTATGAAGAATGGAGAGCATGTGGTTGTAGCACATGGAGATCAGGCTCAGGGTGTCTTAAACTCCTCGAATGGAGCTGTGTTGATTCTGGAGGTTGGAGATGTCGTCTATGTGAGTCTTCGGTCTGGCAGGAGAATATATGATGATGACAATGACCACAGCACATTCAGCGGTTACCTGCTGTTTCCCTTAAGAGAACAGGAGCTTTGCAGAATGTGA